The proteins below come from a single Streptomyces sp. B3I8 genomic window:
- a CDS encoding dolichyl-phosphate-mannose--protein mannosyltransferase: MTSTASSTDTRQSLAAQDRQPAWQQRLRRFGYAPPPDAAAPAADGDVRTRLVPPFSEPDPRTWAVLGLRPGLADRVRRWSGWGGPLLVTLFAGVIRFWNLGSPKAVIFDETYYAKDAWALVHNGYEANWAKNANDLILRHDGHVAIPTDPAYVVHPPVGKYVIGLGELLFGFNPFGWRFMTALLGTLAVLLLCRIGRRLFRSTFLGCLAGALMAVDGLAFVMARTSLLDGVLMFFVLAAFGCLVLDRDRTRGLLAAALPADPDGRVRPDPYIAETTRLGPRPWRWAAGLMLGLAIGTKWNGLYIMVAFCVMTVLWDVGTRRVAGAERPYRAVLRRDTGLAFLATVPVALVTYLLSWLGWILSPDNGKGGYFRDWANGAGRGEGWTWLPEWARSLWHYEHEVYQFHVNLHSPHPYQSNPWSWLVLGRPVSYFYESPAPGRDGCPADASEKCAREVLAIGTPVLWWAACLAILYVLWRWLFRRDWRAGAIACAVAAGYLPWFLYQDRTIFLFYAVVFLPFLCLAVAMMIGGILGPPGSSERRRVVGAAGAGALVLLIAWNFIYFWPLFTGDAIRIEEWRSRMWLDTWI, from the coding sequence GTGACCAGTACCGCGTCCTCCACGGACACCCGGCAGAGCCTGGCCGCCCAGGACCGGCAGCCCGCGTGGCAGCAGCGGCTGCGCCGATTCGGCTACGCGCCCCCACCGGACGCCGCCGCCCCGGCCGCCGACGGCGATGTGCGCACCCGGCTCGTGCCGCCCTTCAGCGAACCGGACCCGCGCACCTGGGCGGTGCTCGGTCTGCGTCCCGGGCTCGCCGACCGCGTCCGGCGCTGGTCCGGCTGGGGCGGGCCGCTGCTGGTGACGCTGTTCGCCGGGGTGATCCGGTTCTGGAACCTGGGCAGCCCGAAGGCGGTGATATTCGACGAGACCTACTACGCCAAGGACGCCTGGGCGCTGGTCCACAACGGCTACGAGGCGAACTGGGCGAAGAACGCCAACGACCTGATCCTGCGGCACGACGGCCATGTGGCGATCCCCACGGACCCGGCGTACGTGGTGCACCCGCCGGTCGGCAAGTACGTGATCGGCCTCGGCGAGCTGCTCTTCGGCTTCAATCCGTTCGGCTGGCGGTTCATGACCGCGCTGCTCGGCACCCTGGCCGTGCTGCTGCTGTGCCGCATCGGCCGCCGGCTGTTCCGCTCCACGTTCCTCGGCTGCCTGGCCGGCGCCCTGATGGCGGTGGACGGGCTCGCCTTCGTGATGGCCCGGACCTCGCTGCTCGACGGCGTGCTGATGTTCTTCGTGCTGGCCGCGTTCGGCTGTCTGGTCCTCGACCGGGACCGGACCAGAGGGCTGCTGGCCGCCGCGCTGCCCGCCGATCCGGACGGCAGGGTCCGCCCGGATCCGTACATCGCCGAGACCACCCGCCTGGGACCGCGGCCCTGGCGCTGGGCGGCCGGTCTGATGCTGGGCCTGGCGATCGGCACCAAGTGGAACGGCCTGTACATCATGGTCGCGTTCTGCGTGATGACCGTGCTCTGGGACGTGGGCACCCGCCGGGTCGCGGGCGCCGAGCGCCCCTACCGGGCGGTCCTCCGTCGCGACACGGGCCTGGCGTTCCTCGCCACCGTCCCGGTCGCCCTGGTCACGTACCTGCTCTCCTGGCTGGGCTGGATCCTCTCCCCGGACAACGGCAAGGGCGGCTACTTCCGCGACTGGGCGAACGGCGCGGGCCGGGGCGAGGGCTGGACCTGGCTGCCGGAGTGGGCGCGCAGCCTGTGGCACTACGAGCACGAGGTCTACCAGTTCCACGTCAACCTGCACTCGCCGCACCCGTACCAGTCCAACCCCTGGAGCTGGCTGGTCCTCGGCCGCCCGGTGTCGTACTTCTACGAGTCGCCCGCCCCGGGCCGGGACGGCTGTCCCGCCGACGCGTCCGAGAAGTGCGCCCGCGAGGTCCTCGCGATCGGCACACCGGTGCTGTGGTGGGCGGCGTGCCTGGCGATCCTGTACGTGCTGTGGCGCTGGCTGTTCCGCCGGGACTGGCGGGCGGGCGCGATCGCGTGCGCCGTCGCGGCCGGCTACCTGCCCTGGTTCCTGTACCAGGACCGCACGATCTTCCTCTTCTACGCGGTGGTCTTCCTCCCGTTCCTGTGCCTGGCGGTGGCCATGATGATCGGCGGGATCCTGGGACCGCCCGGCTCCTCCGAACGCCGTCGGGTCGTGGGCGCGGCGGGGGCGGGCGCGCTGGTCCTGTTGATCGCCTGGAACTTCATCTACTTCTGGCCGCTGTTCACCGGAGACGCCATCCGGATCGAGGAGTGGCGCTCGCGGATGTGGCTGGACACGTGGATCTGA
- a CDS encoding penicillin-binding transpeptidase domain-containing protein, whose amino-acid sequence MRKGAKAAIITSVCVVLVGGAGYGAFSFVSAVSDTGTEVKTGPLSADEVKDASSTFFTAWEKGDATKAADATDDMSGAAADLLTAYKNNAHISEVHITPGTPKGTSVPFSVRGTVTYRDDTEPLTYKSTLRVVRGRATGRALVAWKPSVVHPDLRADDTLVTGEATSPPIEAVDRDGKVLDPKKYPSLAPVLATLRKRYGDKAGGRPGIELQIRRGDRAAADETLATLSPGTPGKLHTTLSANAQAAAEKAVRKYAESSVVAVKPSTGEVLAVANHRGDQFNAAFEGQLAPGSTMKIITAAMLIDNKVTSMNGPAPCTDTAVWQGQTFHNLTGMSSNPSATLANSFMRSCNTAFIKLIDEKPLTDASLMNEAQDRFGLGHNNWSTGITSFDGSVPASSGPDRAANAIGQGKVQMSPLNMASVTATAITGSFRQPYLVPRKLDNREFATAKGLPANTSSQLKQMMRLTATQGTATQAMSGLGGDIGAKTGSAEVDGQAKSNSWFTGFRGDVVAAAMTQAGGHGGDAAGPIVASVLRSAG is encoded by the coding sequence ATGCGCAAGGGGGCCAAAGCCGCGATCATCACGTCGGTGTGCGTGGTGTTGGTGGGAGGCGCCGGGTACGGGGCGTTCAGCTTCGTGTCCGCCGTCAGCGACACCGGCACGGAGGTGAAGACGGGGCCGCTCTCGGCGGACGAGGTGAAGGACGCGAGCAGTACGTTCTTCACGGCCTGGGAGAAGGGCGACGCCACCAAGGCGGCCGACGCCACCGACGACATGTCCGGGGCGGCCGCCGACCTGCTGACCGCCTACAAGAACAACGCGCACATCTCCGAGGTGCACATCACCCCGGGCACGCCGAAGGGCACCTCGGTGCCGTTCTCCGTGCGCGGGACGGTCACCTACCGGGACGACACCGAGCCGCTGACGTACAAGAGCACCCTGCGCGTGGTGCGCGGCAGGGCCACCGGGCGGGCGCTGGTCGCGTGGAAGCCGTCCGTGGTCCACCCGGACCTGCGGGCCGACGACACCCTGGTGACCGGCGAGGCCACCAGCCCGCCCATCGAGGCGGTCGACCGCGACGGCAAGGTCCTCGACCCGAAGAAGTACCCCTCGCTCGCCCCCGTCCTGGCCACCCTGCGCAAGCGGTACGGCGACAAGGCGGGCGGCAGGCCGGGCATCGAGCTGCAGATCCGGCGCGGCGACCGGGCGGCGGCCGACGAGACCCTGGCCACGCTCTCCCCGGGCACCCCCGGCAAGCTGCACACCACGCTCAGCGCGAACGCGCAGGCGGCGGCCGAGAAGGCGGTGCGCAAGTACGCCGAGTCCTCCGTCGTCGCGGTCAAGCCCAGCACCGGTGAGGTGCTCGCGGTCGCCAACCACCGCGGGGACCAGTTCAACGCGGCCTTCGAGGGGCAGCTCGCCCCCGGCTCCACCATGAAGATCATCACCGCCGCGATGCTGATCGACAACAAGGTCACCTCGATGAACGGCCCGGCGCCCTGCACGGACACCGCGGTGTGGCAGGGGCAGACCTTCCACAACCTCACCGGCATGTCCTCCAACCCGTCGGCCACCCTCGCCAACAGCTTCATGCGGTCCTGCAACACCGCGTTCATCAAGCTGATCGACGAGAAGCCGCTCACCGACGCCTCGTTGATGAACGAGGCGCAGGACCGGTTCGGGCTCGGCCACAACAACTGGAGCACCGGGATCACCTCGTTCGACGGCAGCGTGCCTGCGTCCAGCGGTCCCGACCGGGCGGCCAACGCGATCGGCCAGGGCAAGGTGCAGATGAGCCCGCTGAACATGGCCTCGGTGACGGCGACGGCGATCACCGGGAGCTTCCGGCAGCCGTACCTGGTCCCGCGCAAGCTCGACAACCGCGAGTTCGCCACCGCCAAGGGGCTGCCGGCGAACACCTCGAGCCAGCTCAAGCAGATGATGCGGCTCACCGCGACCCAGGGCACCGCCACGCAGGCGATGTCGGGGCTCGGCGGGGACATCGGTGCCAAGACCGGCTCGGCGGAGGTCGACGGGCAGGCGAAGTCCAACAGCTGGTTCACCGGGTTCCGCGGCGACGTCGTGGCGGCGGCGATGACCCAGGCCGGCGGTCACGGCGGCGACGCGGCCGGTCCGATCGTCGCATCTGTGCTACGAAGCGCCGGCTGA
- a CDS encoding penicillin-binding transpeptidase domain-containing protein, with amino-acid sequence MGKRRRAVERKGRGQLAVGAVAAVAVVGGTLAVYSLHGGASDDRTAATADHKAVKKGPLTAAEVRKAATAFLTAWQGGQDGRAAAATDDPGAARTALTGYHKDAHLTDITLTGGKRSGATVPFGVKATVSYKGTAKPLAYSSKLTVVRRAEDGEPVVGWRPSVLHPDLEEGDRLVTGPAGTPPIKAVDRAGGELTAEKDPSLGTVLDGLREKYGKTAGGRAGIELRIVRKAPDGGKSADGGKAKEKTPDKTLVTLAEGTPGTVRTTLDPVLQAKAEQQVLSKAKSSVVLLRASTGEILAVANQNHGFDVALQGSLAPGSTMKIITSTLLFEKNLASPDKPHPCPKYSSYGGWKFQNDDKFSIDGGTFKASFARSCNTAFISQAKKLDNGDLTGVAQQVYGLGRNNWSIGVPSLDGSVPVQSGAQMAASLIGQGGVRMNPLNMASVVATAKTGVFHQPYLVAPSVDHRTLAKADRTMSASVRAQLKEVLQYTASAGTAAEAMAGLGPDDGAKTGSAEVDNQDKPNGWFTAWKGDLAGAGVVQAGGHGGDTAGPIVAALLRAGS; translated from the coding sequence GTGGGCAAGAGAAGACGCGCCGTCGAGCGCAAAGGACGCGGGCAGTTGGCCGTCGGTGCCGTGGCGGCCGTCGCCGTCGTCGGCGGGACGCTGGCCGTGTACAGCCTGCACGGCGGCGCGTCGGACGACCGCACGGCGGCGACGGCCGACCACAAGGCGGTGAAGAAGGGCCCGCTGACCGCGGCCGAGGTCCGCAAGGCGGCCACCGCCTTCCTCACCGCCTGGCAGGGTGGCCAGGACGGGCGGGCCGCCGCAGCGACCGACGACCCCGGGGCGGCACGAACCGCACTGACGGGCTATCACAAGGACGCCCACCTCACGGACATCACCCTGACCGGCGGCAAGCGGTCCGGGGCGACGGTGCCGTTCGGGGTGAAGGCCACGGTGTCGTACAAGGGCACGGCCAAGCCGCTGGCGTACTCCTCGAAGCTGACCGTCGTGCGGCGCGCGGAGGACGGCGAGCCGGTGGTCGGCTGGCGGCCCTCAGTGCTCCACCCCGACCTGGAGGAGGGCGACCGGCTGGTCACCGGCCCGGCCGGCACTCCGCCGATCAAGGCGGTGGACCGCGCGGGCGGCGAGCTGACCGCCGAGAAAGACCCTTCGCTCGGCACGGTCCTCGACGGACTGCGCGAGAAGTACGGCAAGACGGCGGGCGGCAGGGCGGGCATCGAACTGCGCATCGTCCGCAAGGCGCCGGACGGGGGCAAGTCGGCGGACGGCGGCAAGGCCAAGGAGAAGACCCCCGACAAGACGCTGGTGACGCTGGCCGAGGGCACCCCCGGCACCGTACGCACCACACTCGACCCGGTGCTCCAGGCCAAGGCCGAGCAGCAAGTGCTGAGCAAGGCGAAGTCGTCGGTGGTACTCCTGCGCGCGTCCACCGGCGAGATCCTCGCGGTCGCCAACCAGAACCACGGCTTCGACGTGGCCCTCCAGGGCAGTCTGGCGCCCGGCTCCACGATGAAGATCATCACCTCGACGCTGCTGTTCGAGAAGAACCTGGCCTCGCCCGACAAGCCCCACCCGTGCCCCAAGTACTCCTCCTACGGCGGCTGGAAGTTCCAGAACGACGACAAGTTCTCGATCGACGGCGGCACGTTCAAGGCGAGCTTCGCGCGCTCCTGCAACACCGCCTTCATCAGCCAGGCGAAGAAGCTGGACAACGGCGACCTGACCGGGGTCGCCCAGCAGGTCTACGGCCTCGGCCGGAACAACTGGTCGATCGGCGTGCCCTCGCTGGACGGTTCGGTGCCGGTGCAGAGCGGGGCGCAGATGGCGGCGTCGCTGATCGGGCAGGGCGGGGTGCGGATGAACCCGCTCAACATGGCCTCGGTGGTGGCGACGGCGAAGACGGGCGTCTTCCACCAGCCCTACCTGGTCGCCCCGTCGGTGGACCACCGCACGCTCGCGAAGGCGGACCGCACGATGTCCGCCTCGGTACGGGCCCAGCTCAAGGAAGTCCTGCAGTACACGGCCTCCGCGGGCACGGCCGCCGAGGCGATGGCCGGCCTGGGCCCCGACGACGGCGCGAAGACGGGCTCCGCCGAGGTCGACAACCAGGACAAGCCCAACGGCTGGTTCACCGCCTGGAAGGGCGACCTGGCCGGCGCCGGCGTGGTCCAGGCCGGCGGCCACGGCGGCGACACGGCAGGCCCGATCGTGGCGGCACTGCTGCGGGCGGGGAGCTGA
- a CDS encoding serine hydrolase domain-containing protein, whose protein sequence is MGVDGVRGTVGAGFEAVRDAFARNFEVLGERGAAVAVYRDGRKVVDLWAGVRDVDGGAGDAPWEHGTAQIVRSATKGVAAAVLLMLAERGELDLDAPVGHYWPEFKARGKEQALVRHVLAHRVGVPVLDRPLTPAEALDPGLAAAAVAAQTPAWEPGTDHGYHAQTYSWLTGELVRRVTGGRLLGEWLAAEVAAPLGLDLWVGLPAAEAGRVGRVGPLPKVAPTGSGATPRLRPRRAVTEAYADPESLTRRAFGAITPMPDENDPAYRAAVLPASNGIATAPSLARFYAALIGEVDGVRLWRPETMELARAEASAGPDRTLVVGTRFGLGYMLHGPASPLLSPASFGHPGRGGALAFADPESGLAFAYVTNGFRGSVTADPRAQALIRAVRASAL, encoded by the coding sequence GTGGGCGTGGACGGCGTGCGGGGCACGGTGGGTGCGGGGTTCGAGGCGGTGAGGGACGCCTTCGCGCGGAACTTCGAGGTGCTCGGGGAACGGGGCGCCGCCGTCGCCGTGTACCGGGACGGGCGCAAGGTGGTCGACCTTTGGGCGGGCGTCCGGGACGTCGACGGGGGCGCCGGGGACGCGCCCTGGGAGCACGGCACCGCGCAGATCGTGCGGTCCGCGACGAAGGGTGTCGCCGCCGCCGTCCTGCTGATGCTGGCCGAGCGCGGCGAGCTGGACCTGGACGCGCCGGTCGGTCACTACTGGCCGGAGTTCAAGGCGCGCGGCAAGGAGCAGGCGCTGGTCCGGCACGTGCTCGCGCACCGCGTCGGCGTCCCGGTGCTCGACCGGCCCCTCACCCCCGCCGAGGCGCTGGACCCCGGCCTGGCCGCGGCGGCGGTCGCGGCGCAGACCCCCGCCTGGGAGCCGGGCACCGACCACGGCTACCACGCGCAGACCTACAGCTGGCTCACCGGCGAACTGGTGCGACGGGTCACGGGCGGGCGTCTCCTCGGCGAGTGGCTGGCGGCCGAGGTCGCCGCCCCGCTGGGGCTCGACCTGTGGGTCGGGCTCCCGGCCGCGGAAGCCGGTCGCGTCGGCCGCGTGGGGCCGCTCCCAAAGGTGGCACCGACCGGTTCCGGTGCCACGCCGCGCCTGCGGCCCAGGCGCGCGGTGACCGAGGCGTACGCGGACCCGGAGTCGCTGACCCGGCGTGCGTTCGGCGCGATCACGCCGATGCCCGACGAGAACGACCCGGCGTACCGCGCGGCCGTCCTGCCCGCCTCCAACGGCATCGCCACCGCCCCGTCGCTGGCCCGCTTCTACGCGGCGCTCATCGGCGAGGTCGACGGCGTACGGCTGTGGCGGCCAGAGACCATGGAGCTCGCTCGCGCCGAGGCGTCCGCCGGGCCGGACCGCACCCTTGTCGTGGGCACCCGCTTCGGCCTGGGCTACATGCTCCACGGCCCCGCGTCCCCGCTGCTGTCCCCGGCCTCCTTCGGCCATCCCGGCCGCGGCGGCGCCCTCGCCTTCGCCGACCCCGAGTCGGGCCTGGCCTTCGCCTACGTGACGAACGGCTTCCGTGGATCCGTCACAGCGGACCCACGCGCGCAGGCCCTGATACGAGCGGTGCGGGCGAGCGCCCTTTGA
- a CDS encoding DUF1876 domain-containing protein, with the protein MTHTVVGWHVELEFEEDEHRTRAIALVRLPDGSEVRANGYAHRHRSDGNQPRVGEEIAGARALNELAMRMLTKAHGEIDDAAGRTSRPIAV; encoded by the coding sequence ATGACGCACACCGTCGTGGGCTGGCACGTGGAGCTGGAGTTCGAGGAGGACGAGCACCGTACGCGGGCGATCGCCCTGGTGCGGCTGCCGGACGGCAGCGAGGTACGGGCCAACGGGTACGCGCACCGGCACCGGTCCGACGGCAATCAGCCGCGGGTGGGCGAGGAGATCGCGGGCGCGCGGGCGCTGAACGAACTGGCGATGCGGATGCTGACGAAGGCGCACGGGGAGATCGACGACGCGGCGGGCCGCACGTCGAGGCCGATCGCCGTGTAA
- a CDS encoding energy-coupling factor ABC transporter ATP-binding protein — translation MAPVTDTSASPAPASLEVSGLAFAYPDGHQALFGVDFRVERGERVALLGPNGAGKTTLVLHLNGILGGGTGTVTVAGMPVGKRHMAEIRRQVGIVFQDPDDQLFMPTVREDVAFGPAAAGVKGAELEERVDRALGLVGMAEFKDRPPHHLSFGQRRRVAVATVLAMEPEILVLDEPSSNLDPASRRELADILRSLDVTVLMVTHDLPYALELCPRALILSDGVIAADGSTGELLGDEALMKAHRLELPFGFDPRVGAAKA, via the coding sequence ATGGCTCCTGTGACAGATACTTCCGCCTCCCCGGCCCCGGCCTCCCTGGAGGTCTCCGGGCTCGCGTTCGCCTACCCCGACGGACACCAGGCGCTCTTCGGCGTCGACTTCCGCGTCGAGCGCGGCGAACGGGTCGCGCTGCTCGGGCCGAACGGCGCCGGCAAGACCACGCTCGTCCTCCACCTCAACGGCATCCTCGGCGGGGGCACCGGGACGGTGACCGTCGCCGGGATGCCCGTCGGCAAGCGGCACATGGCCGAGATCCGGCGGCAGGTCGGCATCGTCTTCCAGGACCCCGACGACCAGCTCTTCATGCCGACGGTCCGCGAGGACGTCGCCTTCGGCCCGGCCGCCGCCGGGGTCAAGGGCGCCGAGCTGGAGGAACGGGTCGACCGCGCGCTCGGGCTCGTCGGCATGGCGGAGTTCAAGGACCGGCCCCCGCACCACCTCTCCTTCGGGCAGCGCCGGCGGGTGGCGGTGGCGACCGTGCTGGCGATGGAGCCGGAGATCCTCGTCCTGGACGAGCCCTCCTCCAACCTCGACCCGGCCTCGCGGCGCGAACTCGCCGACATCCTGCGGTCGCTGGACGTCACCGTGCTCATGGTCACGCACGACCTGCCGTACGCGCTGGAGCTGTGTCCGCGCGCGCTCATCCTGAGCGACGGGGTCATCGCGGCGGACGGCAGCACCGGCGAACTCCTCGGCGACGAGGCGCTGATGAAGGCCCACCGGCTGGAACTCCCGTTCGGCTTCGACCCGCGCGTGGGGGCGGCTAAGGCGTAG
- the cbiQ gene encoding cobalt ECF transporter T component CbiQ translates to MGAGHAHRLYRHGHSPVHALPPHTKLAAAFAFVVVVVSTPREAMWAFALYAALLGCVAYAARVPAGFLLGRLLIEVPFVAFAVLMPFVAEGERVDVLGLSLSVNGLWGAWNVLAKGTLGVAASVLLASTTELRELLLGLQRLRLPPLLVQIASFMIRYGDVITDEMRRMRIARESRGFEARGVRHWGVLAKSAGALFIRSYERGERVHLAMVSRGYAGSMPVIDEVTASRTQWSYALALPVAALGVCLLGWLL, encoded by the coding sequence ATGGGCGCCGGCCACGCGCACCGGCTCTACCGGCACGGGCACTCGCCCGTGCACGCCCTGCCGCCGCACACCAAACTCGCCGCCGCCTTCGCCTTCGTGGTCGTCGTCGTCTCGACGCCGCGCGAGGCGATGTGGGCGTTCGCGCTCTACGCCGCCCTGCTCGGATGCGTCGCGTACGCGGCCCGCGTGCCCGCCGGGTTCCTGCTGGGGCGGCTGCTGATCGAGGTGCCGTTCGTCGCCTTCGCCGTGCTGATGCCGTTCGTCGCGGAGGGCGAGCGGGTCGACGTCCTCGGGCTCTCGCTCAGCGTCAACGGACTGTGGGGCGCCTGGAACGTGCTGGCCAAGGGCACCCTCGGCGTCGCCGCCTCCGTCCTGCTCGCCTCCACCACCGAACTGCGCGAACTCCTCCTCGGGCTGCAACGGCTCAGACTGCCGCCGCTGCTCGTGCAGATCGCCTCGTTCATGATCCGCTACGGCGATGTCATCACCGACGAGATGCGCCGCATGCGCATCGCCCGCGAGTCCCGCGGCTTCGAGGCGCGCGGCGTACGGCACTGGGGGGTGCTCGCCAAGTCCGCCGGGGCGCTGTTCATCCGCTCCTACGAACGCGGCGAGCGCGTGCACCTGGCGATGGTCAGCCGGGGGTACGCCGGGTCGATGCCGGTGATCGACGAGGTGACCGCGTCCCGAACGCAGTGGTCCTACGCACTCGCCCTCCCCGTGGCCGCACTCGGGGTGTGTCTGCTGGGATGGCTCCTGTGA
- a CDS encoding energy-coupling factor ABC transporter permease, which yields MHVPDGFINAPTSAAAGVIAAGAVAVSLRGARRELDERTAPLAGLVAAFIFAVQMLNFPVAAGTSGHLLGGALAAILVGPYTGVLCVSVVLLMQGILFADGGLTALGVNISDMAITTTVVAYAVFRGLVKVLPRTRRSVTVASFVAAVLSVPAAACVFTLIYAIGGTTDVSLGKVATAMIGVHVLIGIGEAVITALTVGAVIAVRPDLVYGARGLRQRLKLRVGGELVDAPGDAAPVPAAARTGGVSRRTVWATGLVASLVLAGFVSFYASASPDGLEKVAHDKGIDAKEKQHASADSPLADYGVRDVTDARLSGGLAGVIGVGVTIVAGTGVFWAVRRRRTDDTSPASPDTPAPASEGV from the coding sequence GTGCATGTGCCTGACGGATTCATCAACGCCCCCACCTCCGCCGCCGCCGGGGTCATAGCCGCCGGCGCCGTCGCAGTCAGCCTGCGCGGCGCCCGGCGTGAGCTGGACGAGCGCACCGCGCCGCTCGCCGGGCTCGTGGCCGCCTTCATCTTCGCCGTACAGATGCTGAACTTCCCCGTCGCCGCCGGCACCAGCGGCCATCTGCTCGGAGGCGCGCTCGCCGCGATCCTCGTCGGGCCGTACACCGGGGTGCTGTGCGTGTCCGTCGTCCTGCTGATGCAGGGCATCCTGTTCGCCGACGGCGGCCTGACCGCCCTCGGCGTCAACATCAGCGACATGGCCATCACCACCACCGTCGTCGCCTACGCCGTCTTCCGCGGCCTGGTGAAGGTGCTGCCGCGCACCCGGCGCTCGGTCACCGTCGCGTCGTTCGTCGCCGCGGTGCTGTCCGTACCGGCCGCCGCCTGCGTCTTCACGCTGATCTACGCGATCGGCGGCACCACGGACGTGTCGCTCGGCAAGGTCGCCACCGCCATGATCGGCGTCCATGTGCTCATCGGCATCGGCGAGGCGGTGATCACCGCCCTCACCGTCGGCGCCGTCATCGCCGTACGGCCCGACCTCGTGTACGGGGCACGCGGGCTGCGGCAGCGGCTCAAGCTGCGGGTGGGCGGCGAACTCGTCGACGCCCCCGGCGACGCGGCCCCCGTTCCCGCCGCCGCCCGCACCGGTGGTGTCTCCCGCCGCACGGTGTGGGCCACCGGGCTGGTCGCCTCCCTCGTGCTCGCCGGGTTCGTCAGCTTCTACGCCTCGGCCAGCCCCGACGGCCTGGAGAAGGTCGCCCACGACAAGGGCATCGACGCCAAGGAGAAGCAGCACGCCTCCGCCGACTCCCCGCTCGCCGACTACGGCGTCAGGGACGTCACCGACGCCCGCCTCTCCGGCGGCCTCGCCGGGGTGATCGGCGTCGGCGTCACGATCGTCGCGGGCACCGGCGTCTTCTGGGCCGTCCGCAGGCGCCGCACCGACGACACCTCCCCGGCCTCGCCGGACACCCCGGCCCCCGCCTCCGAGGGCGTCTGA